GGCGGCTCCAGCTTCCAAGGTCACGTGCGCGGGCCGCGCCTGCAGCCCCAGCCGGCAGCGGGTCTGGGGCGGAAATGGCCCCCGCGTGCGCTGGCCCTACGAGAGAGGACCTCCCCTCCACTCTGGACCGTCGTCGTTGCTAGGAGACGGGCGAGTGGCCGGGGCTTTGAAGCCGTGGGACTTTCcgggccaggccccgcccccgagGGCGCCATGCTGCCGAGGACGCTGCGGCCGCTGTCCCGCGCTCACGGCCTACGCCGAGGCTCCACCAGAGCCAGTAAAGTCGGGGGGCCCAGGCGGCAAGGACACGCTTGCTCGGGCTGCGGGGGGGAGTGTGCGCGGCCCCGCGATCCCCGTCCTCGGCCTGCCGCCCGAGGCGAGGAGGTGGGCGGGCCCAGGGCTGGAACCCGCCCCGCTAGAAGGGAGCCCTCGCGCTGCTTGTAGCCGCCGGCCGAGCGTGGGGCGAGTGCGCGTGCGCGGCCCCGAGCGCGTGAGTGCGCTTGCGCGGCCCTGAGCGCGCGGGGACGAGTCCATTCGAGCCCCGTCGTGGGGGGAGAAGCGGGGCTTTGTTTCCTCTGCGCGCGCAGCTCCGGGCTCCAGCGAGCCATTCCTTTGAGTAGGAAATCGGGAAAAGGCTCGTCGTTACTGGCCTCAAAGCTGCTCCCCGTAGTGGGCTTCCCGCCCGCGTTGTGGGTCTACCGTCCCCCTCCCGCCATGACCAGTGGGCTCGTCCGAGGGGGCGGGCGGCGCCGGGAGTTGCTGGCGGGAAAGCTTGACTCGCCGCCCGCCACTGACTGCGTCCCGCGCGCTCTCGCCCCCTCTGCTCCCGGTGCGCTCCCGCTCTCCGCCCGTCGTCGCGCTGCCATGCCGTGCTCCGAAGCCGCTCTCGTGGGCTCTCCCAGCAAGCGGGCCCGGCCTGCGGAGGAGGGCGCCGTGCGGCTCCGCTTTGCCAAGCTCTCGGAGCACGCCACAGCCCCCACCCGGGGGTCCGCGCGGGCGGCGGGCTACGACTTGTACAGGTGAGTGGGGCTCCGCGCGCCCCCAGCCTCCGACCTCCCACCCTTGCCTTCGGCCCAAATCGCCTGCCGTCGAGTCGATTGGGACTCGTAACGACCCTGTGGAGGGTGTCCCAGGCTGTAGGACTCTGTGCGCGCAGACAGCCTCTTTTTTAACTCCCGAAGCAGctcgtggatttgaaccactgaccttacagtgaGCACGCGTACCGGACTGCGCCTCCCCAGCAAAGGAACTCACGTTTGTGGGTTCTGTAGCGCCAGGCGGTGTTTGTTTCGATGTTGGCAGTGTGCTGCCTGAAACACCAATTtgaaaggtggtggtggtgttgaggTGCCGTCCagccggttctgacccatagtgaccctctacacAAGGGAgcgaaacactgccttgtcctgtacCATACCCATGTGGCAGCCAGAGTCAGTCCATCCTATTGAGGGCCTTGCACTTCTTCCCCGCCCCTCTGCAGACTGTTGTAGTTGAAAAAGATGTAAGTTCAGCCCGTTAACTTCTCATGGAAAAGTagagcctggtggtgcaggggttgaagtcactcagctgctaacagaaaagtttacagttcaaatctatcagcctcctgggagaaagctgtgccgGTCTACTTATGTAAAGAGTAACAGCCCAGAGACCCTCCAGCAGTTCTGGTCTTCCCTGCAGTGTTATCAGTCCGAAAGAATGCCCTGCAGTGGGTTACAGCAGCCATGTAGTTTGACTTGATCTGGTGACCTCATGGTTACAtgttctgctaaccacaaggtcagcagtttgaaaccacctgcagctccgctgggtgagagacaaggctttctactcccaaaaagttACACCATAGGggcttttctaccccaccctctagGGTCTGTCTGTCTTTATGAGTAGGAATCTGACTCAATGGTGGGGAGACTTCGATTTAAGATGGTTAAGTATCCTAATAACACATAGGTGAATACTCTGTACTGAAATCCCTGTGGGCATAACGGATCCCTGTAGTGAAGGAGAAAAATGTATGTAAAGAGGAAGGGAGTGAAAACCCAGCACCACTTTGCCAGGCTTAGTTAGGGACTTCAAAGTGACTTCCAGTTCTGCTTGTACTGAAAGATTCTTCTGTTGCTATCAAGGAAGGAACTTACAGTCATCACAACCGAAGCAGTAAGTGTTAGGTGACCTCAAAGGTTTAGTTTCTCAGCAACATCATCTTCGGGGCCTATTCACTGAGCACCTCTGTCCCTCCACCATCGAAGTCAGTGGACACAGGCAGATAAACAGCCAAGCCAAGCACAATGCATGTAGcacagccctccctccctctcgcCCTTACTTTTTCCACCCAGATTTTCCCATGATCTCTTAGAGGACTGTTCTGAGAATTGAATAAGGTTTAAAAATATGAATAGGAGACAATttaaaggagtccaggaaggaaaagaaagtttGGAAACTGGTAGCAATTGCACGATACCGCttgttgtgattgaactatggaatgaaaagatatattaactcccaattaataattttttaaaaacaagaataggaatattaactcccaattaataaattttaaacaaGTATAGGAATATATGAAATGAGAATTAAAGTATCTAAGAAAGTTAAAACTGCCTGGCACATCGTACAGAATTTACTAAATGTGTATTAACAATTGTTAGCCATTCTTCACCCTTTTTCTTGGTCCTTTCTTCATCCTGTTTTTATACTTTGTTAGTGAGACACCTTTGGGTCTGCCTTTCTGTCCCCTTTTAGTATGTACCTCTTTTCCCCAATAAGATAGTGTAAATGAGCACATGGCCACCCCTGTCCCCCTACCAAAACTGCTGACTCGAGAAAAACAGCtccctatctatatctatctatacatatacacacacatatatattaaggTATTGTTTGTGGAAGCCAAGGTTGCATGAATTAACCTTATTTATAAAACACTTTCAACTTTTCAGTGCCTATGACTATACAGTCCCACCCATGGAGAAAGCCTTGGTGAAGACGGACATTCAGATCGCTGTGCCTTCTGGCTGTTATGGAAGAGTAGGTAAGTGACTTCATGAACAGGTAGCTCTTTGCCAGGTTTATCAACGACACCACAGAAAAAGCTGGCAATCTTCTGCAAAGATGGCAGCCCGGAACCCCCTGTggagctcagttctgctctgtccccggCATGTGTTGGGAAGGGCTTGATAACAGTGAGTCTGGTTTATCTCTTGATTTAGTTTCCCCTTGCAGGATATTCTGCCTAGTCTCACTTGGTGTAGAAATGAGTGAAGGGACTCTACTCAGCCTACTTCCTAATAGAAAGAGGAACCTTCTGGTGTGGCAAGTGCAGCCTCACAGAAACTCATTTACATAACTGCCGCCGTCTCTTTCCACCCTGTCATTTCTGACTCCTTACTTGAGCCTAAGTTCCGCAGCTTCTGTTTTTTCACAACTGCCTGTGAGAAAAGCTGAAAATgtaggtgatttttttttaacgggAACATTTTCCAGGGTAACTGCCAACTCCCCACTCCAGGATCAGACTATACTTTGTGAAGACAGCGATGAGAGTTCGTAATTCATTTTTGACTCACCTCAAAGTAAACACAAACTTGAGACCATTGACTACATTGTCAGagtttttgagtgtgtgtgtgtgtgtgtgtgtgtgtgtgtgtgtgtgtgtgtgtgtagcagggGCAGGGTGTGGTGTTAGTAGTGTCAGGAGACGGGGTAGATAAGGGCAGAGCAGAGTTTTGAATGCTCACACAATTCAAACTggaaccataaccaccctaaatTATTAGCCCCAAGAAATCTTGAAACCTGGAGCTCAAACGGCCTTTGAACCAGAATGATGCTGTTGGTGTTCCgattcccagtgaccctgtgtacagccgAAGGAAACTGCACATCCTCGCAATGAagcccattgctgcggccactgtCAAGCCCTCTCCGTGATGATGGGTCTCCTTTGGGCTGACCGCCCACTTGACCCCACAGGACCTTTTCCAAAGGAAAGGACAGCTTGAAAGGGTAGATAAGAAGCTTAGAGGTCAATGAGTTTGTTCATGGTGGTAAGACAGGTTGGGAAACATTATACAGAGAGGTGACACATTTAAAGAACGTAGACAGTGTCATCAATTgtccatgtagaaattgttgaaggtGGTGTACATTTTTATTGTCTATTTTTCTCCAAAGTAAATAACTATATATTTGAAATTGAATCAAGAAACACCTGATAAAGTTAATTTGAAGGTGACATAGGAATTGAGAATAATGTGCCTAAATTGTGCCGGTCATACCCAGTATTGTCCTTCCCTTaataaaagatttttttcccctttgtttttTAGCTCCACGTTCTGGCTTGGCTGCAAAACACTTCATAGATGTAGGAGGTAAAATACTtgcatttttctttaaataatgatAAGTATTTGCTATGTCTTTGCTTAAAAGGTAGTATTCAAATGAcagatttttaattttatcttcaAGGAAAGGCTAGGGCTGTGACTTGTACAAGTGTTCATATTTGAAGTAAGTAGCTAAGTACTTTGTGCTTTGAAAAGCTATGTGATCAGCTCTAATTTTTAGATGACAGTCATGTGCAGTGCATGTTAGTTAGCTAACATGGTAAGTAGACGGTGTCTGACACAGGACCTGATAGTGTGCAAGACTCAAGCACACTGCTGTGGAGTTAGAGCCGActgagagaccctgtaggactagGTGGAAgagccctagagcagtggttctcaaccttcctcacgccgccaccctttcacacagctcctcatgcggtgatgaccccccccccaaccataacattcctttccttgctacttcatcactgtcattttgctactcataTGAATCGATGACCCctatgaaaaggtcatttgaccctctcccctcccccaaagaggtcgcgacccacaggttgagaaccgctgccctatgggtttctgagagtggctCCCTGACAGCAGCTGGTGATGATTTGCATTCAGCCCCAAATCACTCTTAACGCTTGTTACTGCAAAGGGAAAGATTAAAGCTTTTGTGTCAGAAGTAATTGTTTAAGCAAAAGATTTTAGAAAATCCAGGTCTACAGTGAAGTGAGTGAGGATTTTGTATTTCCATACAAAAGCCAGCATGTTTGGCAAAATACAAAAACAGATTGTCTTCCCCGTTTACGGTTTTTGTCAAGAAAGACCTCAGCAGCACCTGTGTCCTTCTAATAAGCCATACTGGGGTTACGCAGTCAGCGCCTTCCTCACCCAGCCTCCTCCTCCATGAAGTGGCCCCAGTCTCCTCTATGAATGGCCTTGCTATAGGATCACCAACCACTGCCCCCTCACTGAAAGGGACATCTTGCCCTCCTGATAGCCCCTCCCCCCCTCTGAATTTCCAACTTACTGGGCAGGGGGGTCTCATTGGTGGTGAGCGACCACTTCACTGAAGACTTCTGGGCCCCCAGATAAGTGTGCGCTAGGTCCTCCCATTCCCGCCAGTTGAACAAAGCTGTTCTCTCAGGGGCCCTTCTAAagtaagacaaaagtaggagCACATGTATTGtgacacccactgcaccaagggctttATAAGCATGTCTCACCCTCAACAACCCTGTGCTGTTAGAGATGAGTGAACTGGCTCAGATAGGACCCCACGTGGACAATACTACTAGACGCCGCTGTCTTCATCCGGGGCATTCCAAACCCCTGCTTTTCACCCCctgtccaggagccctggtggcacagtggttaagcattccaCAGTGAACTGTAAGGTTGGTGGCGTGAGTCGACCAAGTCGGGagcgctgtgggagaaaggtgtggcagtctgcgtccggggcagttctgccctgcccagtGCTACAGAGGCCCTCGAGCTGGGATGGGCTTATGCTCAGCTGGCTTCCCCATCACCAACCAAGCATCTCTTGGGATTAGCTCACTAGTGTGTTCCACTGCAAGGTGTCAACACATGATGAGGTTTCTTCTATACATAGTCTCAGGCCTGCCTCCCCTGCCTACCAACTTGGAAAGGCCTGGTGTCCCCTTGAAAGAGCCATGGAAGCTGTTAACTGCAAGCTCAGTGGTTTAAAGCCCTCAAAGGCTAGACTTCCTCCACCTATAAACAGTTAATAGTCTGCCATGGGGGCAGGTCTCTggcctatagagtcattatgagtcggaatctTCCAGAGGGTGGTGTGTGGTTTATTTCAGGTTGGtgtctccttagtgcctctaGGTGGTGCTGCAGGGTAAGACAGGAGCCTGGAGGTACTTTTGGGGACTGAGAATAACAAACAGTGGAGATTGACAGCTGACTGAGATTGAGCAATCGGGGCTCATTAAATTATGGTTGAATTTCAAGTACTTTTACCAGGTCAAGAATGGTAAGTAAGGATTGTTGCTTAAGGGATTAAAAGATTGGTAAAAAAATGTCAAAGGATAGAGAAACTACAGGGTTAGGGAGTGTCTGGGTCTATAAGGACATCGGTGTTGAACCCTCCTGAGCCCTGGTGTCCTCAGCAGCTAAGTGAATCTGCATGGGCCTGTGTCGGAGCTGTGAGGGCTGGCAGTAATGTTGGGGAGGCCTCGGACACGCCCACGGCCCCAGAGCAGGCAAATCATGCCGGACCCAAtgtcagagatttttttttttaatgtggaaacTCTTCTTGACCTTTGCTACTAATTTTTTGCTCATTTCAGACAGTCCTCTGAAAAGAACACATGTAAAAGAAATGGCAACTTTGTTTGCCTGGTGGTTGGTATAATAGTATTCATAAAATTACATAGCGCTGTGCTTTGGATTCCGAGCATCTTACAGCTCTTTGAGGCACAAGTTATACCAGAGGCGGCCACAGTCTTGTTTTCAGTGAGGGTCAAAGGGAGGGGCTGTGTCTGCAGGACTCTGGAGAACTCCCATCTGGTGGGTGTGGGGCGTTTGTCTGAAGCCGGTTTCCAGCAAATGACATGCCAGCGTCCTGACACAGTAAAACTATTGCCTGAGGTCAGTTAATCACTCTGCCAGTGATTTTCCAGTGAAAACGTCAAATTACTCTCAGCTTTCTCATGAAGAGAAATATCCCGAATGCTTTTCTTCTTTACGTAGAAACAGGGTACACCTGGGATTGTTCTTGAAAGTCACAATGGCATCTGGGTCCTATGGAACCTGGGACACCTACATTTTATTACTCACCGTTGTGTTCTTGCTGTAAAATTCATAAtgaagaagagccagtcaggtctCCTATGGGTGTGGGGAACGGCAGCCTGACTGATGCTCAGGGAACTGCAGAGTAGAGGAAGGCAATAGATGCCATGTGGGACTCATAACTTCGGGCACTTGCAAAGACTGCTGCCCTCCGGTTGAGGCGGGATCTGGAAACATTACCAATGGATGTTCAGATTACTGCTCCTTTGCTTTTTCAGCGCTGTCTACCAATATCCATTACACTTTTCACTATATGCCTGCTTCGTCCCAGGACAATGCTGTTTTGAATCTGCTTTCATAAGAATAAAACACTAATAGTGCACTATATGCAAATGACTACTTTGTTTGTTAGAGCCAAAAGTGTGAAAGTAAACTCAGTGTCTTCTGATATTTGAGAGGATAGTTCCACAGAAATAGTGGGACTGTGTTTATTTTATGGATTTAAAAAGAACGATTATAGAGATTCAGTTACGTTAACCTGAAAGATTGTGACATTTAAGCAAGGGGGTAACAGGTAGCATCCCAGCCTTGGCTATCTCAGAGAAAGAaggaacattttcattttatctGTATTTGTATTGCTTGGTGAAGACACTGGAGAACCGTTTTCTAATACACTAGAAACAAAAGCTCTCTGGGGTCAGTCAGGCCACGTTGTCGTCACTTCACTCTTTGGCAGGTAaatcctagcgggcgctttgcaGTCTGGTTGGCTGTTCCAGCAAAGAAGTAGACTCCACTAAGAGTGTCTTTGCTAACTCAGTCACAACCTGCTCCTTGTAGGCGATGTGGGAAAGGACTGATGCCATCTTTATATCAAGTCTTGTTAACGGTCAGCTGGGACTGGGGGAAGAAACCGGGGCTTCATGCTGCCTCAACCAGAAGAGAATACACTGTTGGTTCCCCCTCAGTCTGAACATGAGCTGAACTACCTCAACTGCCTTTCAGCCCACTCATGCTCGCTCTTCTCACTGTCCAGCACTTACCTTTGATTCCGGCTTCGGAAGGGTTGTGTCAGGAACTTTGTAAGAAGCGCAGGAGTCCAGCTTGGTTCGTTTGCCGCTGCTCTCTGAATGTACCTCGGCGTTCCAGAGTGGCGCAAATGGTTCAGCACCTGGCTCctacccaaatactggcagtttgagcccagtcAGGCACCCTGGAAGCTCCTGGGGCAGGTAGCTGCACTCCGACCGTCgtcactgactcagcagccagCTCCTAGCTCAGTGCCGTAGAGCTGAGCCCCACTCGGTAGTGAGCCTAAGGGAGGAAGtgcaactgccctgtgggctttggAGATTGTGAGACTTTGCaagtgtagaaagccccatcgtttccctgtgaagcagctggtgtttcgggactgctaaccttgtggtcagtagcccaatgtgtaacccaggaCACCATCGGGGCTTCTTAGAAttaccttttttaaaattaaaaaaacaaagtcaaactcagtgtcataaagttgattccgactcatagcagctgCCCCCGGGTGTTCCAGAGGCTGTAACTCTACCGGGGTGAAAAGACCCATCTTTGCCCCGTAGAATAGCGGGTACCATGTGCTTCGTTAGGTCATTGAATGGAATATTCATCTATATCattgacggggggggggggcgtgttgaGAAGGCCTGTAGGTACCCAAATTTATTtgacctgctcccccacccccttgtcagaaaaaaaattactctgcCTCCCTCAAGCAGTTCACACTTGTACAGACCCCATAATCCAGGATGAAGTGTCTGCTTTTTAGTGTCCCTTGAATCATTCTAGCACCCCCAAGGAAGCAATAGTGTCTGTTCGGGAAACACTAATCTACATTATCTGTGACTTGTATTTTTGGAAACATTGCAAATTCTTGGCCCAAAGATAATAGTGGGTAGGCATAGTTCTCTAGACCGTGGCAGCGCCTTGGCTCAAGTCTTTCTCCTGCCCAGATTTCCTGCCCTTGGGTCCATAGTCTCCCATAGGCATTGGGCATACAGAGTTCCATGTGGTCATGGCTTCTGCAGGAGCAGTCTCTAAGAAACGATGGCGGTTCAAATTAAAAGGAGCAGCACGAACCAAAGGGTTTGCTGCGTTTTTACCTTTTTAATGTAAAAACATTAGCAGTGTCTGCTATTTGCAAGAATACTACTTCGCCATGTCACTGTTGACTTACTCTATTCCAGATCTTCAGGCTTTTGGACATTTTAATTTAtgacttactgtatatactcaaatataagccaacctgctattggtgagtttcaataatcaaaacaaattaaaataaaattactaaaacttgagacatcagtggggtcatgtatttaaatatttattttaaataaacaaataaaaggacaagtcatttaacattagtaaaccagcacagtaagtggaaaataggttcaacaaaacaatgataccttaagagtactattccctgtgctcaatcagcaaccaagctaaaatgtaaagagttaaaatccttcaaaactggattcctcatcatcatccatatcccagtgcagagcttcagctagtatgaggtcatcatagacgctgtcctcactgagatcactgtcatcaccatcactgctgtcattttcatacaaagcgcagtcttcactgccatctatAGCATTATTAATACTacgtttctggaaggcatgtcgcaccatgtccctggaatgtcttcccatgcatcgaacccactttgctattaactctatgtcaggcttcatgagatttcccctttgttagttgggcttgaccagatgacatccaatcattccactgacctgtgtataagccgaaccccccagtttttcagcacaaaaaaatgtgctgaaaaactcggcttatacacgaatatatacggTAATCATATTTCAGTCTGGAGACTAGTGAGAAGCTAAAGCAAGAGCTTTGCTACCAGAAAAAGCCTCTAAAACCCCAAACCCTAGTTTGTTTCTAGTGTCTGACGGGGTGCAGCAGGTAGACTGTGGCTTGAAGAGAACACGTCAGATGCTCTCACCTACACTCAGCTTGGACCTGGCACTGTATAATAGAAACAACAGGTTACAAAATTGGaaccatttttatatttttacttgaGTTCTAATAACATGATTTCTTAGTTTTACTTTACATGGTAACAAAGCAAAAAAACGGTTTATTGTAAGAATGAATATTGCATTCTTGCAAATAGCAGCACTGTTAATGCTtttacataaaaaaagaaaaagctgggtAAAAATGATCTCGAGGTATTTTTAAACCATGAGTGTTCTGGTCACAGAAGCCTTGGCGGTGCGGTGCTGAAGGCCTCCACTGCTTAgacaaagattggtggttcaggcCCAAGCCACAGTGCAAGAGAACACTGTACCAAGGAGAACAGCCATGCAATGTATAGGCAATGCTAGTCTGCCCTgtgagtcactgtgagctggaatcagtcTCAACACTAATAAAAACTGTTCTGGTAGCAAAACTTCAgctaatttcattttctttttctccagcTGGTGTCATAGATGAAGATTATAGAGGAAATGTTGGTGTCGTTCTGTTTAATTTTGGCAAAGAAAAATTTGAAGGTATGTTATGGGTGCTCTTGAATATCATGAATTTTGTTAGCTACACCTAGTTAGTTCGCTTTCAGTAGCACAGAATGTAGATAATGCAGCAAAAAAAATCACTAATAaacttttttctctctcaaagtCAAAAAGGGTGATCGGATTGCACAGCTCATTTGTGAGCGGATTTTTTAtccagaactagaggaagttcaAGTAAGTGCCGTACAAGCTGGGACAGGGGTTGAAGGGTGGGAAATAAAGGATGGGAAATACAACTTTGAGATTTGATAGGCACTTggtaattcactgccatcgaatcaagactgactcatcatgactcctgtgggtttctgagactgtttacgggagtagaaagcccagactttctcccacagagctgttggtggtttcgaactgcccaccttgtggacagctcaacacctaaccactatgccaccagggctcatttatAACTAGCTGTGTTACGTATACATGCCTAGCCCTAGTTTGAGTAAAACTTAAATCTTTAGTTGTAGAATTCTTGTAATGTTTTTATGTAGGCATACCGAGCATTACTTTGGCTAATAAATAATTTGTCCTTTGAAATTGCAGTATTTCCTTAGCTTTTAAAAATAGTAACACTTTCTAGTACACTGAACTTTTTAATGGTTCTCCCAGTGTTTCTTTTGAAAAGATATGGCATGACTAAATGTATTAAAAGTTTTCAGTCAGAGAACTGAAACACTCTAAAATTAACTGCGGGTTTTTCCACTCTTATGTCTTCTCAGGCTTTGGATGACACTGAAAGGGGCTCAGGGGGCTTTGGCTCCACTGGAAAGAACTAAGACTTAGGCCAAGAATTGGAAATGCACCTTCTGTTAGTATTTTCTAATCCCTTTGTAAAATAAAGACTTTTCACTCATGTGGTTTTGCACTTCCGTGCTGCAGTGCTAACTAATGCCTTTGGAAACGCTTTGTTGGGACCACAGGGACTTCAGTGTTTTTCTGTTTGACCGTCCTGTGCCATCTGTGCTTGGTCGCTTGATGTAGTAAGTTGTTTTGGGTTCATTCTGCGAAAATGTTTACCTCGTttacaaatacaaaaaaaatacaTAGATCTCATTCACGAAATACTTTTATTTGTAATCCACAagcattgtcttttaattaagaAATTTGAATTCTATCGCAGATATAACTTACTGCATAAGCTGGACTAGAAGGTAATAAAAAGGAGGGTGAAGGGTACTTGGTGTCCTACTTGTTCCTTGATTGGCTGGTGGGGAAACGTGTTTTTTAATCCTATGGTTTTCAGGCAATGTGGTGCGTAAATGAGCCAGATAGATGTAGGATCCAGACGAGTAAGAAGAGAATTCTCAACTTTTATGCATgaagtaggccacaccccaaCAGTGCATCGCCAGGATTGTGAGCTGAGTAAGGGGTTGCACTccaccctcctcttcccaccACTATCTGGCTGCTCCCAGCAGAGCCCATCGTGCATTCAATCGTGCTAGGTTATGTCAGcttgtggaggagatcctggccTGGCCAAGTGGACCCAAAACCCAACTCCCACTCAGTGTCTTTGAGCAGCCAAGTAGTAGAGCATGTGAAAATACAGACGTTGATGAAAGCCCTGCTACAGTTTATTCAAATCCTGGAACATGCGTCCATGTGGGCACTGTCTCAAGGGCGGAGCCACTGTGTGAGAAACGGCAGACCAGAGCATGTTGGCTTTGGAGTAGAGGCGGCTCCTGGAATACGATTGATGTTCTGATAGTCCTAAAGATTCCAGATTGGAAAGGCTTGCTGTGTCACCTGCCGGGCTGGAAGCAGGATCAATGGACTCTCAATCTGGGACGAGGGGGATACTGGCAGATTCGTAGATTGACCCTCAGAACAAATGGAACAAGTAGATATATGTCCTAGGAAAGAATACAACACCATTTATTCAGTTGGTACCAgaaaccactgccatagagtggattcccatcacagtgaccctccaggacagatagaACTACTCAAtgcgcttctgaggctgtaatcatGGAAGCTGTgtgagggtggactagagaaataaatgtagacacttgtgGGTAAGAGTTTTATGTCAAAGAgtagttgaatattaagaaaacagcctgcCAACTGAAAGTCATTTCTCTGCATATAAGAATCCTATTTCATCTTACACAAATATACTGATTGATGGAGGTGCAGTTTGTCTTCATTCTACCATACCCCCCACTTCAGAAAATGAAGACGcatctgcaaacatctattaatgtaTGACTCATGCGTTACTGTACCAAAATTAATTGGTTGACATCcagctatttcaagaggtagtgtaTGATCcagcaccagtggtcctgaaggaaaTCGTCCAGGCTGCAATGACCGCATTAGTTAAAAATCAGGCTCTAGAAATTGAGggaacaccaatggaaatgtttcaacaagctgaggacaCAGGAAGCACTCTGGTCTAAGCcactggttctccaccttcctaatgccatgacccttcaataaagttcctcatg
This genomic stretch from Tenrec ecaudatus isolate mTenEca1 chromosome 14, mTenEca1.hap1, whole genome shotgun sequence harbors:
- the DUT gene encoding deoxyuridine 5'-triphosphate nucleotidohydrolase, mitochondrial isoform X2, yielding MLPRTLRPLSRAHGLRRGSTRATALVGSPSKRARPAEEGAVRLRFAKLSEHATAPTRGSARAAGYDLYSAYDYTVPPMEKALVKTDIQIAVPSGCYGRVAPRSGLAAKHFIDVGAGVIDEDYRGNVGVVLFNFGKEKFEVKKGDRIAQLICERIFYPELEEVQALDDTERGSGGFGSTGKN
- the DUT gene encoding deoxyuridine 5'-triphosphate nucleotidohydrolase, mitochondrial isoform X1 codes for the protein MTSGLVRGGGRRRELLAGKLDSPPATDCVPRALAPSAPGALPLSARRRAAMPCSEAALVGSPSKRARPAEEGAVRLRFAKLSEHATAPTRGSARAAGYDLYSAYDYTVPPMEKALVKTDIQIAVPSGCYGRVAPRSGLAAKHFIDVGAGVIDEDYRGNVGVVLFNFGKEKFEVKKGDRIAQLICERIFYPELEEVQALDDTERGSGGFGSTGKN
- the DUT gene encoding deoxyuridine 5'-triphosphate nucleotidohydrolase, mitochondrial isoform X3 yields the protein MAAGGTAPAALVGSPSKRARPAEEGAVRLRFAKLSEHATAPTRGSARAAGYDLYSAYDYTVPPMEKALVKTDIQIAVPSGCYGRVAPRSGLAAKHFIDVGAGVIDEDYRGNVGVVLFNFGKEKFEVKKGDRIAQLICERIFYPELEEVQALDDTERGSGGFGSTGKN